The following coding sequences lie in one Sphingomonas sp. M1-B02 genomic window:
- a CDS encoding heme o synthase, translating to MATTTATPTALPADWRDFLALTKPRVMTLVVFTGLCGMLAAPVPIHPILGFTAILCIALGAGAAGALNQWYESDIDGMMKRTAGRPLPAGRMDRQSALHFGVGLSVFSVVLMYFAINLAATIILAVSILFYVFIYTIWLKRRTPQNIVIGGAAGAFPPMIGWAAATGDVTLLPVLLFALIFLWTPPHFWALALFVKIDYANAGVPMLPVVAGERNTRTQIGLYTLPMVAAAIAPWPLGLAGTIYGVSALLLNAIFLVLVAAVTFRNSSPGDKMLPEKRLFKYSIFYLFLMFGALVADRWFA from the coding sequence ATGGCCACCACAACCGCGACTCCGACTGCCCTGCCCGCCGACTGGCGCGACTTCCTTGCGCTGACCAAGCCGCGGGTGATGACGCTGGTCGTCTTCACCGGGCTGTGCGGGATGCTGGCGGCGCCGGTGCCGATTCACCCGATCCTGGGGTTCACCGCGATCCTGTGCATCGCGCTGGGCGCGGGCGCGGCGGGGGCGCTCAACCAATGGTATGAATCCGATATCGACGGGATGATGAAGCGGACCGCCGGGCGGCCGCTGCCCGCGGGCCGGATGGATCGGCAATCGGCGCTGCACTTCGGCGTCGGCCTGTCGGTTTTCTCGGTCGTTCTGATGTATTTCGCGATCAACCTGGCCGCGACGATCATCCTCGCGGTCTCGATCCTGTTCTACGTCTTCATCTACACGATCTGGCTCAAGCGGCGGACGCCGCAGAATATCGTCATCGGTGGCGCGGCCGGCGCCTTTCCGCCGATGATCGGCTGGGCCGCCGCGACCGGCGACGTGACCCTGCTCCCGGTCTTGCTGTTCGCGCTGATCTTCCTGTGGACCCCGCCGCATTTCTGGGCGCTCGCGCTGTTCGTGAAGATCGATTATGCCAATGCCGGCGTGCCGATGCTGCCTGTTGTGGCGGGCGAGCGCAACACGCGCACTCAGATCGGGCTCTATACGCTGCCGATGGTCGCCGCGGCGATCGCGCCCTGGCCGCTCGGGCTGGCGGGGACCATCTACGGCGTCTCGGCGTTGCTGCTCAACGCGATCTTCCTGGTCCTGGTCGCCGCGGTAACCTTCCGCAATTCGAGCCCCGGCGACAAGATGTTGCCCGAGAAGCGGCTGTTCAAATATTCGATCTTCTATCTTTTCCTGATGTTTGGGGCGCTCGTCGCCGATCGGTGGTTTGCATGA
- a CDS encoding cytochrome c oxidase assembly protein — MNRNLRTALLAGIGVCSMTGLGFASVPLYRMFCEVTGLNGTTQRGTRAPGAVGQKIKIAFDANVSNKLPWKFRPEMRSDTIDIGGRDMAFYTATNSSAAPVTGTATFNVTPNAAGKYFTKIQCFCFTEQTLQPGETVRMPVLYYVDPAILNDPDARDIQEITLSYTFYPVDSPKTPS, encoded by the coding sequence ATGAACCGCAACCTGCGCACCGCGTTGCTTGCCGGGATCGGAGTCTGCTCGATGACCGGGCTCGGCTTTGCCAGCGTGCCGCTCTATCGCATGTTCTGCGAAGTGACCGGACTCAACGGCACCACCCAGCGCGGCACGCGCGCGCCCGGCGCCGTCGGACAGAAGATCAAGATCGCCTTCGACGCCAATGTTTCCAACAAGTTGCCTTGGAAATTCCGCCCCGAAATGCGGTCGGACACGATCGATATCGGCGGGCGCGACATGGCTTTCTACACCGCGACCAACAGCTCGGCGGCGCCGGTCACCGGCACCGCGACGTTCAACGTGACGCCCAACGCGGCGGGCAAATATTTCACCAAGATCCAGTGCTTCTGCTTCACCGAGCAGACGCTGCAGCCCGGCGAGACGGTGCGCATGCCGGTGCTCTATTATGTCGATCCGGCGATCCTGAACGATCCCGATGCGCGCGACATTCAGGAAATCACGCTTTCCTACACATTTTATCCGGTGGATTCGCCGAAAACACCAAGCTAG
- a CDS encoding cytochrome c oxidase subunit 3, translating into MAGAKNHQYHILPPSIWPLFGSMSALVLASGSIMWMHSMAAANLVFFAGVAGILITFFGWWSQVIQEAHAGDHTPVVQLHLRYGMILFIASEVMFFVGWFWAWFDFALFPSTVEAVGGMWPPKGMHVVNAWEFPLLNTLILLCSGCTITWSHHALLHNQRGGALKGLWGLLGVGENDGVKKGLWLTIILGLIFSSVQAYEYMESPFPFKAASEGGSSYGGAFFMATGFHGFHVLVGTIFLIVNLVRVYKGDFTPRQHFGFEAAAWYWHFVDVVWLFLFASIYVWGGWGAAVH; encoded by the coding sequence ATGGCCGGAGCCAAGAACCACCAATATCATATCCTTCCGCCCAGCATCTGGCCGCTGTTCGGCTCGATGTCGGCGCTCGTGCTGGCATCCGGCTCGATCATGTGGATGCACAGCATGGCCGCGGCGAACTTGGTGTTCTTCGCCGGCGTCGCGGGCATCCTGATCACCTTCTTCGGCTGGTGGAGCCAGGTGATCCAGGAAGCCCATGCCGGCGACCACACGCCCGTCGTCCAGCTTCACCTGCGCTACGGCATGATCCTGTTCATCGCGTCCGAAGTGATGTTCTTCGTCGGCTGGTTCTGGGCCTGGTTCGATTTCGCACTCTTCCCCTCGACGGTGGAAGCGGTCGGCGGAATGTGGCCGCCCAAGGGCATGCACGTCGTGAATGCGTGGGAATTCCCGCTGCTCAACACGCTGATCCTGCTCTGCTCGGGCTGCACCATCACCTGGTCGCACCACGCATTGCTGCACAACCAGCGCGGCGGCGCGCTCAAGGGGCTCTGGGGCCTGCTCGGCGTCGGCGAGAATGACGGCGTCAAGAAGGGGCTGTGGCTGACGATCATCCTCGGCCTGATCTTCAGCAGCGTCCAGGCCTATGAATATATGGAATCGCCCTTCCCGTTCAAAGCGGCAAGCGAGGGCGGCAGCAGCTATGGCGGTGCCTTCTTCATGGCGACCGGCTTCCACGGCTTCCACGTCCTGGTCGGCACGATCTTCCTGATCGTGAACCTGGTGCGCGTCTACAAGGGCGACTTCACCCCGCGGCAGCATTTCGGCTTCGAGGCGGCGGCTTGGTACTGGCACTTCGTCGATGTGGTCTGGCTGTTCCTCTTCGCCTCGATCTACGTCTGGGGCGGCTGGGGCGCCGCGGTGCACTAG
- a CDS encoding DUF983 domain-containing protein — translation MPEIPTNTPGGGGDKLPPPIHSGLYGCCPRCGAKTLFRSYIAFADRCPNCGLDFSAFNVGDGPVVFLTLGIGTLITILALWVEFTFEPSFLVHALLWIPLSLLATVLMLRIAKGLLIALEFRNKASEGRIAPDE, via the coding sequence GTGCCCGAAATACCAACCAACACTCCGGGGGGAGGTGGCGACAAGCTGCCTCCCCCTATCCATTCCGGCCTCTATGGATGCTGCCCGCGCTGCGGCGCCAAGACGCTGTTTCGAAGCTATATTGCCTTCGCCGATCGCTGCCCGAACTGCGGGCTCGATTTCAGCGCGTTCAACGTCGGCGACGGGCCGGTGGTGTTCCTGACGCTGGGCATCGGCACGCTGATCACGATTCTCGCGCTATGGGTGGAATTCACCTTCGAGCCGAGCTTCCTGGTCCACGCCTTGCTCTGGATCCCGCTCTCGCTGCTGGCGACCGTGCTGATGCTCCGCATCGCCAAGGGGCTGCTGATAGCACTCGAATTTCGCAACAAGGCCAGCGAAGGCCGGATCGCGCCGGACGAATGA
- a CDS encoding SURF1 family protein gives MPRFPLIPTLVVALAVAAMIGLGFWQLLDRRPQKLAQLEQLAANPSKPEIAFPRFPDDSLLFRKASGYCLQPVSSQLTGAGSAGFRYIVECRTGAEGPGMMVQLGTTRDPKAKPEWKGGDIRGYISHAPDARPMIASLFDRVPQRMLLVADTPAAGLTPNGAPDLSSVPNNHLAYAVQWFLFALVAAVIYVLALKWRDRKAPGGTAG, from the coding sequence ATGCCCCGTTTCCCCTTGATCCCCACCCTGGTCGTGGCGCTGGCCGTCGCCGCGATGATCGGCCTCGGCTTCTGGCAGTTGCTCGATCGCCGGCCGCAGAAGCTTGCCCAGCTCGAACAGCTTGCCGCCAACCCCTCCAAGCCCGAGATCGCCTTCCCCCGCTTCCCCGACGACAGCCTGCTGTTCCGCAAGGCGAGCGGCTATTGCCTGCAGCCGGTGAGCAGCCAGCTGACCGGCGCCGGCAGCGCAGGCTTCCGCTATATCGTCGAGTGCCGCACCGGCGCCGAGGGCCCGGGAATGATGGTCCAGCTGGGCACGACGCGCGATCCCAAGGCCAAGCCGGAATGGAAAGGCGGCGACATACGCGGCTATATCAGCCACGCGCCCGATGCCCGTCCGATGATCGCCAGCCTGTTCGATCGCGTGCCGCAGCGGATGCTGCTGGTCGCCGACACGCCGGCGGCAGGGCTGACCCCGAACGGCGCGCCGGATCTCTCTTCGGTGCCGAACAATCATCTGGCCTATGCGGTGCAATGGTTCCTGTTCGCGCTGGTGGCGGCAGTGATCTACGTCCTCGCGCTCAAATGGCGCGATCGGAAGGCGCCTGGAGGCACAGCGGGGTAA
- the thrC gene encoding threonine synthase → MRYHSTRGTAPALGFRDVTLAGLASDGGLYVPDAWPHFSRDEIAAFAGLSYVETAVRVMLPFVGEDLSEDELRDLCTRAYGRFAHAAVTPLVQLDERNWLLELFHGPTLAFKDVALQLLGLLFEKFLIGGKTHLTIVGATSGDTGSAAIDAVAGRIGVDIFMLHPKGRVSEVQRRQMTTVLAPNVHNIAIEGSFDDAQALVKAMFNDPAFAGRFQLSAVNSINWARLMAQVVYYFYAAVRLGAPDKPVAFSVPTGNFGDVFAGYVATRMGLPIEQLIVATNVNDILHRALSTGDYSTGTVTPTAAPSMDIQVSSNFERLLFDLAGGSVAEQMHRFEATRAMRLTNAQREGAAGLLVSDRIEPDDMNEAMRWASAEAGQVIDPHTAIGLAAARRSDLDPAVPIVTLATAHPAKFADAVERATGGRPSVPARVGDLHERQERYDVLPATFEAVTGYIAERAHPKP, encoded by the coding sequence ATGCGCTATCACAGCACCCGGGGCACCGCGCCCGCGCTCGGCTTCCGCGACGTTACGCTGGCAGGACTCGCCAGCGATGGCGGGCTCTATGTCCCCGACGCCTGGCCGCACTTCAGCCGCGACGAGATCGCCGCCTTCGCCGGCCTTTCCTACGTCGAGACCGCGGTGCGCGTGATGCTGCCCTTCGTCGGCGAGGATCTGAGCGAGGACGAGCTGCGCGATCTGTGCACCCGGGCCTATGGCCGCTTCGCGCATGCCGCGGTCACGCCTCTGGTCCAGCTCGACGAGCGCAACTGGCTGCTCGAACTGTTCCACGGGCCGACGCTGGCGTTCAAGGATGTCGCGCTGCAATTGCTCGGCCTGCTGTTCGAGAAGTTCCTGATCGGCGGCAAGACCCACCTGACCATCGTCGGCGCGACCTCGGGGGACACCGGCTCGGCGGCGATCGACGCGGTGGCGGGCCGGATCGGCGTCGATATCTTCATGCTCCACCCCAAGGGCCGCGTTTCCGAAGTCCAGCGCCGCCAGATGACGACGGTCCTCGCCCCCAACGTCCATAATATCGCGATCGAAGGCAGCTTCGACGACGCGCAGGCGCTGGTGAAGGCGATGTTCAACGATCCCGCTTTTGCCGGGCGCTTCCAGCTCAGCGCGGTCAATTCGATCAACTGGGCGCGGCTGATGGCGCAGGTGGTCTATTATTTCTACGCCGCGGTCCGGCTCGGCGCGCCGGACAAGCCGGTCGCCTTCTCGGTCCCGACCGGCAATTTCGGCGATGTGTTCGCCGGCTATGTCGCGACCCGCATGGGCCTGCCGATCGAGCAGCTGATCGTCGCGACCAACGTCAACGATATCCTCCACCGCGCGCTTTCCACCGGCGACTATTCGACCGGCACGGTCACCCCGACCGCGGCCCCCTCGATGGACATCCAGGTCAGTTCGAACTTCGAGCGGCTGCTGTTCGATCTGGCCGGCGGCTCGGTCGCCGAGCAGATGCACCGCTTCGAGGCGACGCGCGCGATGCGGCTGACCAATGCCCAGCGCGAAGGCGCCGCCGGGCTGCTGGTGAGCGACCGGATCGAGCCCGACGACATGAACGAGGCGATGCGCTGGGCGAGCGCCGAGGCGGGCCAGGTGATCGATCCGCACACCGCGATCGGGCTCGCCGCCGCGCGCCGCTCCGATCTCGATCCCGCCGTGCCGATCGTCACGCTGGCCACCGCGCACCCCGCCAAGTTCGCCGACGCGGTCGAGCGCGCGACCGGCGGGCGGCCTTCGGTCCCGGCGCGCGTGGGCGACCTGCACGAGCGGCAGGAGCGCTACGACGTGCTGCCCGCCACGTTCGAGGCGGTGACCGGCTATATCGCCGAGCGCGCGCACCCCAAACCGTGA
- a CDS encoding class I SAM-dependent methyltransferase, whose amino-acid sequence MKLVTLTGEPWADYGLIDSGHGRKLERYGAYRFIRPEPQAMWAPASEEWDAHGEFLPAPDDEGGGRWHFNKPTPREGWPLAWGEVRFTAQTTPFRHLGFFPDMAPVWSWMRGRLDGLDAPEVMNLFGYTGVGTLALAAAGARMTHVDASKKSVAEGKANAELSGMADLPVRWMIDDAGKFTAREVRRGRRYDGIILDPPKWGRGPQGEVWKLEEGLPSLIADCRALLDDRSRFLFLTVYAVRMSALAIGELVRQHFADLGGTVEAGELTVREEARGLELPTAIFARWSR is encoded by the coding sequence GTGAAGCTCGTCACCCTCACCGGCGAGCCCTGGGCGGACTATGGGCTGATCGATTCGGGCCATGGCCGAAAGCTCGAGCGCTATGGCGCCTACCGCTTCATCCGCCCCGAGCCGCAGGCGATGTGGGCCCCGGCATCGGAGGAATGGGACGCGCATGGCGAGTTCCTCCCCGCCCCCGACGACGAAGGCGGCGGTCGCTGGCATTTCAACAAGCCCACGCCGCGCGAAGGCTGGCCGCTGGCGTGGGGAGAAGTGCGCTTCACTGCACAGACCACGCCGTTCCGCCATCTCGGCTTCTTCCCCGACATGGCGCCGGTATGGAGCTGGATGCGCGGGCGGCTCGACGGCCTCGACGCGCCCGAGGTGATGAACCTGTTCGGCTATACCGGCGTCGGCACGCTGGCGCTGGCGGCGGCCGGCGCGCGGATGACGCATGTCGATGCCTCGAAGAAATCGGTCGCCGAGGGCAAGGCCAATGCCGAGCTGTCGGGCATGGCCGACTTGCCCGTCCGCTGGATGATCGACGATGCCGGCAAATTCACGGCGCGCGAAGTGCGGCGCGGGCGGCGCTATGATGGGATCATCCTCGATCCGCCCAAATGGGGCCGCGGGCCGCAGGGTGAGGTGTGGAAGCTCGAGGAAGGGCTGCCGAGCCTGATCGCGGATTGCCGGGCGCTGCTCGACGACCGGTCGCGCTTCCTATTCCTCACCGTCTACGCCGTGCGCATGTCGGCGCTGGCGATCGGCGAGCTCGTGCGCCAGCATTTCGCCGATCTGGGCGGCACGGTGGAGGCGGGCGAACTGACGGTGCGCGAGGAAGCCCGCGGGCTCGAACTGCCGACCGCGATCTTCGCCCGGTGGAGCCGCTAG
- a CDS encoding heme exporter protein CcmB — MNAFTLIVLRELRRAWASGGLMMPVAFFLLVAILFPFAIGPEGKLLARVGGGVIWAAALLAALLPVERLIAPDMESGVLDQLATRGLSNATIATAKMVGHWLGFAPALLVATLIAAALLHVPGAALVPLLLGLAIGTPGLAALGVATAALTAGLRSAGALAGLVMLPFAVPLLIFGATSGQPGALKLLAAFSLLLVAGCPFVAGAAIRMGRS, encoded by the coding sequence GTGAACGCCTTCACCCTCATCGTCCTGCGCGAACTACGTCGCGCCTGGGCCAGCGGCGGGCTGATGATGCCGGTCGCCTTCTTCCTGCTGGTGGCGATCCTGTTTCCCTTCGCGATCGGACCCGAGGGCAAGCTGCTCGCGCGCGTCGGCGGTGGGGTGATCTGGGCCGCAGCATTGCTTGCAGCATTGTTGCCCGTGGAGCGGCTGATCGCGCCCGATATGGAGAGCGGTGTGCTCGATCAACTCGCCACGCGCGGGCTTTCGAACGCGACGATCGCCACTGCGAAGATGGTCGGGCACTGGCTCGGATTCGCGCCCGCCTTGCTGGTGGCGACGCTGATTGCTGCGGCTTTGCTGCACGTTCCCGGCGCAGCATTGGTGCCCTTGTTGCTTGGCCTAGCGATCGGCACCCCAGGTCTCGCCGCGCTCGGCGTGGCAACCGCCGCGCTCACCGCCGGGCTCCGCAGTGCAGGCGCGTTGGCGGGCCTGGTAATGCTTCCGTTCGCGGTGCCGCTGCTGATCTTTGGTGCAACGTCGGGACAGCCCGGCGCGCTCAAGCTGCTCGCGGCGTTCAGCCTGTTGCTGGTCGCAGGTTGCCCGTTCGTCGCGGGCGCGGCGATCCGAATGGGGCGGAGCTAG
- the ccmA gene encoding heme ABC exporter ATP-binding protein CcmA yields the protein MSARLAFRDVACVRGGRALFEGLNFVLGPGEAALVTGPNGAGKSSLIRVAAGLLPAAAGRVECEGGRALLSETAALDPELSLAAALRFWARIDGRGDAVDAALEALRLADLAQVPVRLLSTGQRRRAALARVVASGAPLWLLDEPGNGLDTASVTLLEGLIAQHRAGGGIALVATHLPIALPDAIEVAL from the coding sequence CTGAGCGCGCGCCTCGCCTTTCGCGACGTCGCGTGCGTCCGCGGTGGGCGGGCGCTGTTCGAAGGGCTGAACTTCGTGCTTGGGCCGGGCGAGGCGGCGCTGGTGACCGGGCCGAACGGCGCGGGCAAATCGAGCCTGATCCGGGTTGCGGCCGGACTGCTGCCGGCGGCGGCGGGACGCGTCGAATGCGAGGGCGGGCGGGCGCTGCTCAGTGAGACGGCGGCGCTCGATCCCGAATTGAGTTTGGCGGCGGCGCTGCGCTTCTGGGCGCGGATCGACGGGCGTGGCGATGCGGTGGACGCGGCGTTGGAGGCGCTCCGCCTCGCCGATCTGGCGCAGGTGCCGGTCCGCTTGCTGTCCACCGGGCAGCGCCGCCGCGCCGCGCTCGCGCGGGTGGTGGCGAGCGGGGCGCCGCTCTGGCTGCTCGACGAGCCGGGCAATGGGCTCGATACTGCCTCGGTGACGCTGCTCGAAGGCCTGATCGCGCAGCACCGCGCGGGCGGGGGCATCGCCTTGGTGGCGACGCATCTGCCGATCGCGCTGCCGGATGCGATCGAGGTTGCGCTGTGA
- a CDS encoding metallopeptidase family protein, protein MSGQAASHAPGADVIETLARAALARIPEPFASHLADVVLIVEDFADDATLDAMGIADPFELTGLYHGRPLGEKSAFDSGATPDRIHLYRRPLLDEWVDTGVSLEALVAHVVVHEVGHHFGLSDADMHALEERA, encoded by the coding sequence ATGAGCGGGCAAGCGGCTTCCCACGCGCCGGGCGCGGATGTGATCGAGACGCTGGCGCGCGCCGCGCTCGCGCGCATCCCCGAGCCCTTTGCGAGCCACCTCGCCGACGTGGTGCTGATCGTCGAGGATTTCGCCGACGATGCGACATTGGACGCGATGGGCATCGCCGATCCGTTCGAGCTGACCGGCCTCTATCATGGCCGTCCACTGGGCGAGAAATCGGCGTTCGATTCGGGCGCGACGCCCGATCGCATCCATCTCTATCGCCGTCCCTTGCTCGACGAATGGGTGGACACCGGCGTGTCGCTCGAGGCGCTGGTGGCGCATGTCGTGGTGCATGAAGTCGGGCATCATTTCGGGCTTTCGGACGCAGACATGCATGCGCTGGAGGAACGCGCCTGA
- a CDS encoding 4a-hydroxytetrahydrobiopterin dehydratase, translated as MMVEHLTDDLRAESLAALPEWQYEPERDAITRRFTFQDFVEAFGFMTRVALLAEKADHHPEWSNVWNRVDILLTTHDAGGLSTRDIEMARAIDALI; from the coding sequence ATGATGGTAGAGCATTTGACCGATGACCTGCGGGCCGAATCGCTGGCGGCACTTCCCGAGTGGCAATACGAACCCGAGCGTGATGCGATCACGCGGCGCTTCACCTTCCAGGATTTCGTCGAGGCGTTCGGCTTCATGACGCGCGTGGCGCTGCTCGCCGAGAAGGCCGATCATCATCCCGAATGGTCGAACGTGTGGAACCGCGTCGACATCTTGCTCACCACGCATGACGCGGGCGGGCTCTCGACGCGCGATATCGAGATGGCGCGGGCGATCGACGCGCTTATTTGA
- a CDS encoding SDR family oxidoreductase, whose protein sequence is MAARAAFISGGASGIGQAVAKDLAARGWRVGLADINAAGLEATKAMLPAGMVTTHVMDVRDRDQWKAALADFAVASGGRLDFLFNNAGIAVGGPLETMSDDEVDRGLAININGMINGARAAHALLKATPGSAMIVTSSAAGISGNAGMSIYSAGKFAMRGFAESLNAEWGHEGIFVGSLMPSFIETPLLDHVTQDSNRSVRESVRGAGLEITPVDEVVRTVWSILEKRRDVHTRVGKTAHRLWFMAKWMPGTLRKLARKSFK, encoded by the coding sequence ATGGCGGCAAGAGCGGCATTCATCAGCGGCGGCGCATCGGGGATCGGCCAGGCGGTGGCGAAGGATCTGGCCGCGCGCGGCTGGCGCGTCGGGCTGGCCGACATCAACGCCGCCGGGCTGGAGGCGACCAAGGCGATGCTGCCCGCGGGCATGGTCACCACCCACGTGATGGACGTGCGGGACCGCGATCAGTGGAAGGCCGCGCTCGCCGACTTTGCGGTGGCCAGCGGCGGGCGGCTGGATTTCCTGTTCAACAATGCCGGGATCGCGGTCGGCGGCCCGCTCGAGACGATGTCCGACGACGAAGTCGATCGCGGGCTGGCGATCAACATCAACGGCATGATCAACGGTGCGCGGGCCGCGCATGCCTTGCTCAAGGCGACCCCCGGTTCGGCGATGATCGTCACCAGCTCGGCGGCGGGGATCAGCGGCAATGCCGGCATGTCGATCTACAGCGCGGGCAAGTTCGCGATGCGCGGCTTCGCCGAATCGCTCAACGCCGAATGGGGGCATGAGGGCATTTTCGTTGGCTCGCTGATGCCGAGCTTCATCGAGACGCCCTTGCTCGATCATGTGACCCAGGATTCGAACCGCAGCGTGCGCGAATCGGTGCGCGGGGCGGGGCTGGAGATCACGCCGGTGGACGAAGTGGTGCGGACGGTCTGGTCGATCCTCGAGAAGCGGCGCGACGTCCACACCCGCGTCGGCAAGACCGCGCATCGCCTTTGGTTCATGGCGAAGTGGATGCCGGGGACCTTGCGCAAGCTCGCCCGGAAGTCCTTCAAATAA
- a CDS encoding ABC transporter permease/substrate-binding protein: MSAAFARVPELLAQHLLLAFSALLLGLVIALPLAILSARNRTVGRIALGFASLVQTIPSLALLALFYPLLLWVSALFGGGIPALGFLPSLLALSLYALLPILRNGVTGLATLDPAVLEAADGVGMTRTQRLRLVEAPLVAPIVMAGIRTAAVWTIGAATLSTTVGQPSLGDLIFAGLQTQNWTLVLAGCAAAAGLALAVDALLGLAEHGISQRKRGLVWGSLSVLLVGALVALAPAWPAGKGVVTVGAKGFSEQYILARLIGHRLEAAGYAVRYREGLGSAVAFGALAAGDADVYVDYSGTLWTNQMQRRDVPPRTAIVAGVGQWAKQTHGVTLLGTLGFENAYAFAMRGEDAKRRGIASLADLAAQAPGLDFATDIEFLERPEWAAVQRAYGLRFKSARPYQPTFMYRALSSGKADVIPAFSSDGRIPADKLALLSDPKGAIPGYDAILLLAPNRADDTRFQAALRPLIGAITVERMRGANYLVDRDSDKRSPDEAARWLENGLKR, encoded by the coding sequence ATGAGCGCAGCCTTCGCCCGCGTGCCGGAGCTGCTGGCCCAGCATCTGCTGCTGGCTTTCTCCGCGCTGCTGCTTGGCCTCGTCATTGCCCTGCCCCTCGCGATCCTATCCGCCCGCAACCGAACCGTCGGCCGCATTGCGCTCGGCTTCGCCAGCCTCGTCCAGACGATCCCCAGCCTCGCTTTGCTCGCGCTCTTCTACCCTCTCCTGCTGTGGGTCTCGGCGCTGTTCGGCGGCGGGATACCGGCGCTGGGCTTCCTGCCATCGCTGCTCGCGCTGTCGCTTTATGCGCTGCTGCCGATCCTGCGAAACGGGGTGACCGGCCTCGCCACGCTCGATCCCGCGGTGCTCGAGGCGGCCGATGGCGTCGGGATGACCCGAACTCAAAGGCTGCGGCTGGTCGAAGCACCCTTGGTCGCGCCGATTGTGATGGCGGGAATCCGCACCGCGGCGGTGTGGACGATCGGCGCGGCGACGCTGTCCACCACGGTCGGTCAGCCCAGCCTGGGCGACCTCATCTTCGCCGGGCTGCAGACGCAGAATTGGACGCTGGTGCTCGCGGGCTGCGCCGCCGCGGCGGGGCTGGCGCTCGCGGTCGATGCGCTGCTCGGGCTTGCCGAACATGGCATATCGCAGCGCAAGCGCGGCCTCGTCTGGGGAAGCTTGAGCGTCCTGCTCGTCGGCGCGCTCGTCGCGCTCGCCCCGGCCTGGCCCGCCGGCAAGGGCGTCGTGACGGTCGGCGCCAAGGGTTTCTCCGAGCAATATATCCTCGCGCGGCTGATCGGGCATCGGCTGGAGGCGGCGGGCTATGCCGTGCGCTACCGCGAAGGGCTGGGTTCGGCGGTGGCATTCGGCGCGCTCGCCGCGGGGGATGCCGACGTCTATGTCGATTATTCGGGCACGTTATGGACCAATCAGATGCAGCGCCGCGACGTCCCGCCCCGCACGGCCATCGTCGCCGGGGTAGGACAATGGGCGAAGCAGACCCACGGCGTCACCCTCCTCGGCACGCTCGGCTTCGAAAATGCCTATGCCTTCGCGATGCGCGGGGAGGATGCGAAGCGGCGCGGGATCGCCAGCCTGGCCGATCTCGCCGCACAGGCGCCCGGGCTTGATTTCGCCACCGACATCGAATTTCTCGAGCGGCCCGAATGGGCGGCGGTGCAGCGCGCCTATGGCCTGCGCTTCAAATCCGCCCGCCCCTATCAGCCGACCTTCATGTATCGCGCGCTTTCCAGCGGAAAGGCCGATGTCATCCCTGCCTTCTCGTCCGACGGCCGCATCCCCGCGGACAAGCTCGCGCTCCTAAGCGATCCCAAGGGCGCGATCCCCGGCTACGACGCAATCCTGCTGCTCGCCCCGAACCGCGCCGACGATACGCGCTTCCAGGCGGCGCTGCGGCCGCTGATCGGCGCCATCACGGTCGAGCGGATGCGCGGGGCCAACTATCTGGTCGATCGCGATTCCGACAAGCGCAGCCCCGACGAAGCTGCCCGCTGGCTGGAGAATGGACTCAAGCGGTAA